The Sporosarcina luteola genome contains a region encoding:
- the citZ gene encoding citrate synthase: MTASKGLEGIVATQSAISSIIDDTLTYVGYDIDDLAVNASFEEVVYLLWHQRLPKADELAELKQQLADNMSVPQPVLDHFKTYPIGEVHPMAALRTAISLLGLYDENAEDMSDEANYVKAIKLQAKVATIVTAFSRIRKGQEPVAPKLELGYAANFLYMLTGEEPEDIAVEAFNKALVLHADHELNASTFTARVCVATLSDMYSGITAAIGALKGPLHGGANEQVMKMLMEIGDEDKVDSYIREKLDNKEKIMGFGHRVYRKGDPRAKHLREMSKKLTELRGEEKWYNMSLEIESIVTGEKNLPPNVDFYSASVYHSLGIDHDLFTPIFAVSRFSGWTAHILEQYSNNRLIRPRAEYIGPDMQKYVPINER; the protein is encoded by the coding sequence ATGACAGCATCAAAAGGTTTGGAAGGAATCGTAGCGACACAATCCGCCATCAGTTCTATAATTGATGACACTCTTACATACGTCGGTTACGATATCGATGATCTTGCAGTTAATGCAAGCTTTGAGGAAGTTGTTTATCTTTTATGGCACCAACGTCTGCCAAAAGCGGACGAGCTAGCAGAATTAAAGCAGCAACTTGCGGATAATATGTCGGTTCCACAGCCTGTACTTGATCATTTTAAGACATATCCAATTGGCGAAGTACACCCGATGGCGGCATTGCGAACAGCAATTTCCCTTCTCGGATTATACGATGAAAACGCTGAAGATATGTCTGATGAAGCCAATTATGTAAAAGCAATCAAGCTTCAAGCGAAAGTGGCAACGATTGTTACTGCTTTCTCTCGCATCCGTAAAGGTCAAGAGCCCGTTGCTCCTAAACTGGAACTTGGCTATGCAGCAAACTTCTTATATATGTTGACAGGTGAAGAACCTGAAGATATCGCTGTCGAAGCATTCAATAAAGCATTAGTGCTTCACGCTGACCATGAATTGAACGCATCTACTTTCACTGCGCGTGTTTGTGTGGCAACGCTATCCGATATGTATTCCGGTATAACGGCCGCAATTGGAGCACTTAAAGGCCCGCTTCACGGTGGTGCGAATGAGCAGGTGATGAAGATGCTCATGGAAATCGGCGACGAAGATAAAGTAGATTCTTACATTAGAGAAAAACTTGACAATAAAGAGAAAATCATGGGCTTCGGCCACCGTGTATACCGTAAAGGTGACCCACGTGCGAAGCATCTCCGTGAGATGTCAAAAAAATTGACAGAACTTCGCGGAGAAGAGAAATGGTATAATATGTCCCTTGAAATCGAATCTATCGTGACAGGCGAGAAGAATTTACCTCCGAACGTGGATTTCTATTCGGCTTCGGTATATCATTCGCTTGGCATTGATCACGATTTATTCACACCTATATTTGCAGTGTCCCGATTCTCAGGTTGGACGGCGCACATCTTGGAGCAATACTCCAATAATAGACTGATCCGTCCTCGTGCGGAGTATATCGGACCAGACATGCAGAAATACGTGCCAATCAACGAAAGATAA
- the icd gene encoding NADP-dependent isocitrate dehydrogenase, translated as MAKITVTDGVLNVPDHATIPFIIGDGTGPDIWHAASRVLEAAVDKAYDGQKKIEWKEVLAGEKAFNETGEWLPQETLDTIDEYLIAIKGPLTTPIGGGFRSLNVALRQELDLYTCLRPVRYFEGVPSPVKRPEDCDMVIFRENTEDIYAGIEYQEGTDEVKKLISFLQDEMGVKNIRFPETSGIGIKPVSEEGTKRLVRGAINYALKEGRKSVTLVHKGNIMKFTEGAFKNWGYEVAEQEFGDKVFTWNEYDKIKEAEGTDAANKKQADAETAGKIIVKDAIADIFLQQILTRPKEFDVVATMNLNGDYISDALAAQVGGIGIAPGANINYLTGHAIFEATHGTAPKYAGLDKVNPSSVLLSGVMMLEHMGWNEAANMITASIEKTIASKVVTYDFARLMDGATEVKASEFADELIKNL; from the coding sequence ATGGCTAAAATTACAGTAACTGACGGAGTTCTTAACGTTCCAGATCACGCAACAATCCCATTCATCATTGGAGACGGTACTGGCCCTGATATTTGGCATGCGGCTTCTCGCGTGTTGGAAGCAGCGGTCGATAAAGCATATGACGGCCAAAAGAAAATCGAATGGAAAGAAGTTCTTGCAGGAGAAAAGGCATTCAACGAAACTGGAGAATGGCTACCACAAGAAACGCTTGACACAATCGATGAGTACCTTATCGCTATCAAAGGTCCTTTGACAACTCCGATCGGCGGCGGTTTCCGTTCTCTGAACGTAGCGCTTCGTCAAGAGTTGGACCTCTACACATGCTTGCGTCCTGTTCGTTATTTCGAAGGGGTTCCATCACCTGTTAAACGCCCGGAAGACTGCGATATGGTCATCTTCCGTGAAAATACTGAAGATATCTACGCTGGTATTGAATACCAAGAAGGTACAGATGAAGTTAAGAAATTGATTTCATTCCTACAAGACGAAATGGGTGTAAAAAACATCCGTTTCCCTGAAACTTCCGGTATCGGTATTAAGCCTGTATCCGAAGAAGGTACAAAGCGCCTTGTCCGTGGTGCAATCAATTATGCGCTTAAAGAAGGCCGTAAGTCCGTGACTCTTGTTCATAAAGGGAACATCATGAAATTCACTGAAGGTGCTTTCAAAAACTGGGGTTATGAAGTTGCGGAGCAAGAGTTCGGTGATAAAGTGTTCACTTGGAACGAATATGACAAGATCAAGGAAGCGGAAGGGACGGACGCTGCGAACAAAAAGCAAGCAGACGCAGAAACTGCTGGCAAAATCATCGTTAAAGATGCCATCGCCGATATCTTCCTACAACAAATCTTGACACGTCCGAAGGAGTTCGATGTTGTAGCGACAATGAACTTGAACGGCGACTATATTTCCGATGCACTTGCAGCCCAAGTCGGAGGAATTGGTATCGCTCCAGGTGCTAACATTAACTATCTAACTGGACATGCAATTTTCGAAGCAACACATGGTACAGCTCCGAAATATGCTGGTCTCGACAAAGTGAACCCTTCTTCCGTTCTTCTTTCAGGCGTTATGATGCTTGAGCACATGGGATGGAACGAAGCTGCAAACATGATTACTGCTTCTATAGAGAAAACGATCGCTTCTAAAGTTGTCACATATGACTTCGCTCGTTTGATGGATGGAGCAACAGAAGTGAAAGCGTCCGAGTTTGCTGATGAATTGATCAAAAACCTATAA
- a CDS encoding MaoC family dehydratase, translating to MILGKKRRIGREIERIVEGEKLKLTEKIEDKDLLLYLGLTNDSNPLYIQHDYASQTKFEKPIVPTIMLSGIITSAISKYLPGPGSHIAEQHLAFPHHVHHYETIDFLFEVIRVEKEKGSVVIQVEATNEDGKPVISGTITVIPPSIREDLTSDAMENF from the coding sequence TTGATATTAGGTAAAAAAAGACGGATTGGAAGGGAAATTGAAAGAATCGTTGAAGGGGAAAAGCTGAAGCTTACCGAAAAGATCGAGGATAAGGATTTACTTCTCTACCTAGGATTGACAAACGATTCGAATCCACTGTACATTCAGCATGATTACGCATCCCAAACCAAGTTTGAAAAGCCAATCGTACCAACCATCATGTTGAGTGGTATCATCACGTCCGCCATATCAAAATACTTGCCTGGTCCCGGTTCACATATTGCGGAACAGCATTTGGCCTTCCCGCATCACGTGCATCATTATGAAACAATCGATTTTCTATTTGAAGTGATTCGCGTAGAAAAAGAGAAAGGTTCCGTCGTGATTCAAGTAGAAGCTACGAATGAAGATGGGAAACCCGTCATTTCAGGTACCATAACGGTCATTCCGCCCTCCATCCGTGAAGACCTGACTTCGGATGCAATGGAAAACTTTTAA
- a CDS encoding response regulator transcription factor — translation MVVQKILIVDDEQPIRTLLDYNLKQSNFITIMAADGEEAVVKVESENPDLILLDLMLPKMDGIEVCKILRQRNINTPIIMLTAKGEETDKVLGLEIGADDYMTKPFSPREVIARVKAVLRRSGERTGIDEDEGQILRSASLTVHPEQYEAYLNEEALEFTPKEFELLVYFMQNKNRVLTRDQLLSAVWNYDFAGDTRIVDVHVSHLREKIEENTRKPIFIKTVRGIGYKFEEQKLK, via the coding sequence ATAGTCGTGCAGAAAATCTTGATTGTAGACGACGAGCAGCCGATTCGTACGCTATTGGACTATAATCTAAAACAATCCAATTTCATAACAATCATGGCGGCTGATGGTGAAGAAGCGGTAGTGAAAGTGGAAAGTGAAAATCCCGATTTGATTTTACTCGACCTCATGCTTCCGAAAATGGATGGCATAGAAGTGTGCAAAATCCTTAGACAACGAAATATCAACACGCCTATTATCATGTTGACAGCAAAAGGTGAAGAGACCGATAAAGTCTTAGGATTGGAAATCGGAGCGGACGATTATATGACAAAACCGTTTAGTCCCCGTGAAGTGATCGCAAGAGTGAAGGCGGTCCTACGACGCAGTGGAGAGCGAACCGGCATTGATGAGGATGAAGGTCAGATCCTCCGTTCAGCATCCCTGACAGTTCATCCTGAACAGTACGAAGCTTACCTGAATGAAGAAGCATTGGAATTCACTCCAAAGGAATTCGAACTGCTCGTATACTTCATGCAAAATAAAAATCGTGTGCTCACTCGAGATCAATTATTGAGCGCAGTTTGGAATTATGACTTTGCCGGAGACACTCGGATTGTTGATGTGCATGTCAGCCATTTACGCGAAAAGATTGAGGAAAACACGAGAAAACCAATCTTCATTAAGACAGTTAGAGGGATCGGATACAAATTCGAGGAGCAGAAATTGAAATGA
- the pnpS gene encoding two-component system histidine kinase PnpS, giving the protein MKGLNSKLFIAFAIIFLILLTGLGVVLGQFFHMIDDGITLRVQQKYWIFLLVILPITYILSLMLSARVIRQYAKPIDLVTNTVEKIARGDYLARTPIDDLGSYNALGISVNQVARNLQETSILRAMEKERLKTLIESMGNGLLMFGREGSVNLLNGVFEKTFGFMRDELIGKTFKDIGLPQGIERLIEDVFLTEQVHERQIRNGQSHFNVYGAPVIGRHGNWLGIIVVTHDITKLVRLEEIRKDFVANVSHELRTPITSIKGFTETLLDGAMNDPSISKEFLGIIQKESDRLHLLINDLLELSGIEREGFQLQYSKVFVPDVVTNAVKIINGLLERKNMGIVINNQSKIVIDADADRLIQVMVNLLTNAINYSKENTTITINVSETYDEAIIEVKDEGMGIDPTELPRLFERFYRVDRARSRDSGGTGLGLAIVKHLIEAHGGKVAVESELGTGSIFTIRLPKKSA; this is encoded by the coding sequence ATGAAAGGTCTCAATTCCAAACTTTTTATCGCTTTTGCCATCATATTTTTGATTCTGTTGACTGGTCTTGGCGTTGTCCTTGGCCAGTTTTTTCATATGATCGACGATGGAATAACATTGCGGGTCCAACAAAAGTATTGGATCTTCCTACTCGTCATTTTACCCATAACGTATATTCTTTCCTTGATGCTAAGTGCCCGTGTCATTAGGCAATATGCAAAGCCAATCGACTTAGTGACAAATACGGTCGAGAAAATTGCACGCGGCGATTATTTGGCGAGGACGCCGATTGATGATTTAGGGAGTTATAATGCGCTCGGCATCTCGGTTAATCAGGTTGCGAGGAACTTGCAGGAGACTTCCATATTACGGGCAATGGAAAAGGAACGATTGAAAACATTAATTGAAAGCATGGGCAATGGTCTCCTCATGTTCGGCAGGGAGGGGTCTGTCAATCTTCTGAATGGTGTATTTGAAAAAACTTTTGGTTTTATGCGGGATGAATTGATCGGAAAAACTTTTAAGGACATCGGCTTGCCACAAGGCATTGAAAGATTGATTGAAGACGTTTTTTTGACGGAGCAAGTGCACGAAAGGCAAATCCGGAACGGTCAATCCCACTTTAATGTTTATGGGGCGCCTGTTATCGGGCGTCATGGAAATTGGCTTGGTATCATTGTCGTGACACATGATATTACAAAGCTCGTAAGATTGGAGGAAATCCGCAAAGATTTTGTTGCAAATGTTTCCCATGAGTTACGCACCCCAATCACATCCATTAAAGGATTTACCGAGACACTGTTGGACGGTGCTATGAATGATCCATCTATATCAAAGGAATTCCTAGGAATCATTCAAAAGGAAAGCGATCGTTTGCATCTATTGATTAACGACCTATTGGAGTTGTCGGGAATTGAAAGAGAAGGCTTTCAACTGCAATATAGCAAGGTCTTCGTCCCTGATGTCGTTACCAATGCGGTAAAGATCATTAATGGATTGCTTGAAAGAAAGAATATGGGTATTGTAATAAACAATCAATCAAAAATTGTAATTGATGCGGATGCAGACAGACTTATCCAAGTGATGGTGAATTTGTTGACCAATGCTATCAATTATTCGAAAGAGAATACGACTATAACCATCAATGTATCGGAAACCTACGATGAAGCAATTATCGAAGTGAAGGATGAAGGGATGGGAATCGATCCGACGGAGCTGCCGAGGCTGTTCGAACGGTTCTACAGAGTGGACCGTGCGCGAAGCAGGGATTCCGGTGGCACAGGTCTCGGGTTGGCAATCGTTAAGCATCTGATTGAGGCGCATGGCGGAAAGGTTGCCGTTGAAAGCGAACTAGGTACAGGGTCTATATTTACGATACGTTTACCAAAGAAATCCGCTTAA